A stretch of the Alnus glutinosa chromosome 6, dhAlnGlut1.1, whole genome shotgun sequence genome encodes the following:
- the LOC133871682 gene encoding uncharacterized protein LOC133871682: MGCNSCERESTFYAIWSCSRAQDVWGDANSCFQKCSLLCNSFISLFEECMLRFYEDMERFVVIARKIWLRRNAFIFEGSFMHPSKVLKRADTFLSDFRRSASRDLELVHGSTTTSVRRHQVWSTPPLNFLKVNWDAATNLSKGCIGFGIVIRNNKRDFLGAKCFMHPQNLEASLAEALVASWAMKFCLEMGFHEVIFEGDSAQVITNIRAPLPHLSKLCHITESIVQELHKFRSASFVHVKREGTIMPQILLDTI; the protein is encoded by the exons ATGGGATGTAATTCATGTG AAAGGGAATCTACTTTCTATGCTATTTGGTCTTGCTCGAGGGCTCAAGATGTTTGGGGTGATGCCAATTCTTGTTTCCAGAAGTGTAGCTTACTCTGTAATTCCTTCATATCCCTTTTTGAGGAGTGCATGCTTCGATTCTATGAGGATATGGAGCGTTTTGTAGTTATTGCTCGTAAAATATGGTTGCGGAGAAATGCTTTCATCTTTGAAGGTTCTTTTATGCATCCTTCTAAGGTTCTTAAAAGAGCAGATACTTTTTTGAGTGATTTTAGACGTAGTGCAAGTCGTGATCTTGAACTAGTGCATGGCTCTACGACTACAAGTGTTCGCAGACATCAGGTTTGGTCAACTCCCCCTTTAAACTTCCTTaaagttaattgggatgcaGCCACTAATCTTAGTAAGGGTTGTATTGGGTTTGGGATTGTTATTCGTAACAATAAAAGGGATTTTCTGGGTGCTAAATGTTTCATGCACCCTCAAAATCTTGAAGCTAGTCTAGCGGAAGCTCTGGTTGCTTCTTGGGCAATGAAATTTTGCTTGGAGATGGGCTTTCATGAGGTGATTTTTGAAGGAGATTCAGCTCAGGTGATAACCAATATTAGAGCTCCTCTTCCCCACCTGTCAAAGCTTTGCCATATAACCGAAAGTATTGTTCAGGAACTCCACAAATTCAGGTCAGCCTCCTTTGTTCACGTTAAGAGGGAAGGTACTATAATGCCCCAAATTTTATTAGacacaatataa
- the LOC133871989 gene encoding GDSL esterase/lipase EXL3-like — protein MKQVSLSTTSFFLSFAFAVFWTTKAIVKIPGNETIPAVLMFGDSIVDTGNNNNIKSIVKCNFPPYGREFKEGIPTGRFSNGKVPSDFLVEELGIKEFLPASRDPTLQPKDLLTGVSFASGGAGYDPLTSKIASVISLSEQIQDFKQYIGKLKGIVGEERTNFILAKSATFSVASSNDIANTYFITGIRRLHYDVPSYTDLLVKSASNFVKELYGLGVRRIGVFSAPPLGCLPSQKTLNGDLGKGCANDPNEAAKLFNAKLSVELGNLNNNLPHAKVVYIDIYNPLLDIIKNPKKYGLEIANKGCCGTGRIEVSVLCSQLEPDTCADDSKYVFFDSYHPTEAAYKIIVNQLLQKYINSFL, from the exons ATGAAACAAGTATCTTTATCAACCAcgtccttctttctttcttttgcttttgctgTTTTCTGGACCACAAAAGCTATCGTTAAAATACCAGGCAACGAAACAATTCCGGCGGTCCTTATGTTTGGCGATTCCATTGTTGATACGGGCAACAACAACAATATCAAATCAATAGTAAAGTGCAATTTCCCCCCATATGGGAGGGAGTTTAAGGAAGGAATACCAACAGGAAGATTTTCCAATGGAAAGGTTCCCTCGGACTTCCTAG tggaAGAATTGGGAATTAAGGAGTTCCTACCAGCATCTAGGGATCCAACTTTGCAGCCTAAAGATCTCCTAACGGGTGTAAGCTTTGCTTCAGGTGGCGCAGGATATGATCCTTTGACATCAAAAATagcg tCAGTCATATCACTATCGGAGCAGATACAAGACTTCAAGCAATACATAGGGAAGCTAAAAGGAATAGTTGGAGAAGAGAGAACAAACTTCATTTTAGCCAAAAGTGCAACATTTTCGGTAGCGAGCAGCAATGACATTGCCAATACCTACTTCATTACTGGAATTAGGAGATTGCACTATGATGTTCCTTCTTACACTGATCTTTTGGTCAAGTCGGCTTCTAATTTCGTCAAG GAATTATATGGATTGGGAGTACGGAGAATTGGTGTTTTCAGCGCACCACCACTTGGATGTTTGCCATCGCAGAAAACTTTGAATGGGGATTTAGGAAAAGGGTGTGCAAATGACCCGAATGAAGCAGCAAAACTGTTCAACGCAAAACTGTCTGTTGAGCTGGGTAACCTTAACAACAATCTACCTCACGCAAAGGTGGTCTATATCGATATCTACAACCCTTTACTCGATATTATAAAAAATCCCAAGAAATATG GCCTTGAGATTGCAAATAAAGGGTGCTGTGGTACAGGGCGTATTGAGGTATCTGTACTATGCAGCCAACTGGAACCGGACACCTGTGCAGATGACTCTAAGTATGTTTTTTTTGACAGTTATCATCCTACAGAAGCAGCATACAAGATAATTGTCAATCAGCTCCTCCAAAAATATATCAACAGCTTCCTTTGA